TGGTGAACAACCTCATCACCACCATCCATGCCAAAGCCTTCATGCCCCTGGGCAAATTGCAGAGGCTCTACCTGTCCAAAAACCTGCTGAAGGAGATGCCCACCAACATGCCCAAGAGCCTGCAGGAGCTGCGCATCCATGAAAACCTTATTGCCAAAATCAAGAAGGCCTCCTTCCAGGGAATGGCCCAGGTCATCGTCATGGGTATGGATGTCGCCCTCGAGGGGTCATAAATGATCATCATTGTGGGTACAAACAGGGAATTAAAAGCATAAGGGGTATCTTCTAAGAGCACGGCTTGAATCTCCAGCACACAGCCTGGCTCCTCATCACACCACACGGTATCTACACAGCTGCAGGCCCCGATTCCCCAGATATAGGCCATGATATTGTGTGGGGGCCCTGATTTCAAACAGAATGGAAACGTTGAATCAGATGTGAAATAACAGACTGAAAAAGCTCAATGCAGAAACAAAAACGGGACACGGGGAAGAAATATTACATTCAGCTGGAAGTTAAAAGCCCTTAGCATAGTTTCTGAATTTGTTTGTATGTACAGGGCCTTGCGTGCAGACCGGGTCTTTATGTTTTGCCACTGATCCTGAGTATTCAAGAGGCCACTGTGCAGTAGATTAAAACTCTCTGTGGAAGTTCGGTAGCTTGAAGGTTATCAAGATTCTGATATGGTGGGGCATGTTGAAAGGAGGGACGACCCACGTGGTGATTCAAATAAAccaggggtttattaacaaacGAACAGAAAGAGAGATAACAAAAATAAGgaaccatgaggggtcaaaaccagctgataaaacagaaatcaagGTAGGGAGCAACACCGGGAACAAATACTAAAGGTGGGAAGGGACATAGTAAAACTACAATACATAACAGGGGGTACTACTAACCGGGAAACAACACAGGGTAACAGCTATACGTGGAAATCAGCCACAATGAACCAACAAGTAACATAATAAGAagacacttaaatacacagctaACAAGGGCTAACAAGGTGCAGGTGTGGGTCATAACTAAAATGAACCAATCTGTCAGGCAGAGAGGGGAACAGACGGACAAGGATCCAGAAATGCAGGGAAACGATCAATTTATTATGAAAACAGCGGCAACGCCGAGGCGGTGCTCAGGGGAGGGGAAAGGTAGAAGGAACTCAGAATCGGCAGGTGAGAATCGTAGTCGGTAGACGTGGGCGAGAGTCGGTACCAGGTAGAGCTGTCCAACACTGAAGCACAGGCACAGGGCACGAAGGGGAACGACGAAGAGGAAGGCGGAGGACGTCGGGACTGGAGGATCAGGTATGACGAGGACGCTGGGGAGGGAAGGCAAACAGGTGAGGTACAGATACAGGTAAGACAGGCAGATCCGGGAAGGCAGGGCAGACGGAAGACAAGTAGATCGCTCGGTATGGCTGTAAGACAttggctcaatacttcgcaatgTCCTTCTGTTCAATAGGTTCTTTTGTCCTGTGGTTTGATTAGCGTTAATCGGCGTCACTTGCGGGGTTCCGCCCCCCAGGGGCGTGACACAATCAGTAAAAGCATAGGATATCAAGAAACAGGTGGAATAAATTACAATTAGCGAATAGCAACCACACAGAGCGCTAACAATATTGGGAGGAGTCAAGGaacaagtaaaacaaaacatactAAACAAGGCACGGGCAGAGTGACCATTAACAAGACAAACCAACCAAACAGATGCcagagaataaaataaaaacgaaaGTATAACATAAGGGAGAGGCAGCCTCAAACTCATGACCAGAGGAATGTCAGCTTCTGAGCTGCACGTTCAACCCATACAGGTACACGGTGGCCCACAGATCAGGAAAACATAATAGGGGAACACCAAAGGGGATGGCCAACAGGAACTGCTGGTCAAATGGGGAAAAGACACATGGAACAGGGCCAGACGGCCACCGAACCCGACCCTGACAGCTTCCTGCTTCACTGACTCCAACCAAAATGGATCAGATACCAGAAGCAGCAGAACATGGGCCTCCCATAAAACCATAGCGACCAGACGACAGAGCACTGAGAAGAGGGAACCTCCATCAGCAGGGGGATAACCACCTAAATGAGTCCTCTATTGATTAATAAAGCATGAATAAACTGAATATAACAATTTAACACAACACTGTTGTTTTCCAGAGCTTGGCTCCAACCCTCTGAAGAGCTCAGGCATCGAGAGCGGCGCTTTCTCGGACCTGAAACGCGTCTCCTACATCCGCATTGCAGACACCAACATCACTGAGGTCCCCAAAGGTAGGAGGTGTCTCCTTTTGCTCAGCTAAACTCGATTTTAAGTTAACTGGATCCCATTCCGTAATGGAAGATCAGCTGACAAATAAACAATGGGCTGAAGTTAACAGTTATTGTAGCGCCAGGCAAGAGAAGAACAACCCTAAAGCTTGCTGCTAATGCAAGGTACCCTTGGGAGGGCTTTTATTTGTAGACACATGCAAATACTGAAGGGACAACAGGTAACTATGGCTGGACTGGGGAGCACTTATATACAGGACTACCAAGGGATACAACAGAAGACAGCTTTGGGTGCTTAACAGGAGGGCAGAACAACAGGTTGAACTAATCCCCAAACCTGCCATGCCTATACAGGAAACATGCGGTAGGACAGGCGAAGTGGGCGGGGCCTGACAGTTCCCGGCTGTGTGCAAAAATCTTTCACATGTCAAACGTTCTTTGAGAAGAGAAGACTCTGTTCATGCTTAGAGGTTAAGGAGTCACTGATAACAGCGCCAAAAAGGCCTCCGAGTTATTTAGGATAAGTTTACTTGCAGGATAAGGCTATGAGATTGAAATCTTTCTTGTATCAACCATTTTCTGCTGTGCTGTCTGTTAGGCCTCCCCACCTCCCTATCAGAGCTCCATCTGGATGGGAACAAGATCACCAAGGTGCAGGCGGACAGGCTGAAGGGACTGAAGAACCTGGCCAAGTAAGAGAACTTGCTGTCCCCAAGCAGACGTAGGACACTGCCAACGGCTAGTACCAGCATGGCCAAAACAAACGAGCCATGTGCTGTTtgcataagaaaaaaaaaatccccaggTCCATTAGTGGTTTATTGAGTGGGGAGCTTGGATGAAGGAGAGCTAAGATCCAGagcttttcatttttacagctATTCCATAATAGCATTTAACTAAGCAGTAACAGACTGAATAAAACAGAATCTTTGGTGCTTTGGCTATAGCCGTGTGCCGTTCGGCCTCCTAAATGCTCCTGTCGCGTGTGTCCTTGTCTCTCCAGGCTCGGTCTGAGCTACAACGAGATCAGTGTTGTGGAGAATGGCACCCTGTCCATGGTGCCCCACCTGCGAGAGCTGCACCTAGATTACAACGTGCTGACCTCTGTGCCCCCAGGCCTGCCTGAACACAAGTACATCCAGGTCGGCTGCTGCTTGAAGCATTGCTCACTAATAGCATCTCATACAAttggccagtgtttcccaatccggtccttggggaccaacAAAGAGTCCACGCTTTTGCAAGCTGCGAGGGAGCAAAGATGTacactgtctgacagggagctcagagggagaaaaaacgtgaggctgtgggtccccaaggatggGACAGGGAAACAATGCTATCgtctgtttattttatatcacTACAGAATATAATGTTAATGAAAATTTAGGcgaaataaatatattataaaattctaaaataaattaagcaaaatTAGCCAATAAATCATGAAgtatacatgtgttttttttattaaaagaaaCCCCGCCTGTTTCATTGCAATAGTCTGCTCCCATAAcccctctcccctctctccATCACCCCTGCCCCACAGGTGATCTATCTCCATAGCAACAAGATTGCAGCGGTGGGGCCCGAAGACTTCTGTCCCCCCAGCTACAACACCAAGAAAGCCATGTACTCTGGTATCAGCCTGTTCAGCAACCCCGTGCCCTACTGGGAGGTGCCGCCCGTCACCTTCCGCTGCGTCTTCGACCGCTCCGCCATCCAGCTGGGCAACTACAGGAAGAAATAGAATGCAGCACCACAACAGTACCCCCCTAATATGCACCTCCCAGCTCAATGAACATAACAGTAACACATTACACACAAACTCCAGTCTGAGCAACACCCAGCCCCAACCTTTCTATGTACTACAGAGATAACACCACCTACATGACTTTTGTTAATCTCAGAAACAAAACAGCTGCCTTAAAATAACACTATTCCCGAGAAATTTCCAGAACACACAACAAAGCTCATGAATCTCAGCTGTTACCTCAGCAGCTAAAGAACACAAACAAATATCTTCTTTGCTTTTGAGAAGCGGTTTTATAAAAGAGGATTTCTTAACATTTTTACAACAACCACACCTTGCATAGGAATTgcagaaatttcatttaacactgatatgttattgttttgtttttgaatttAGCTGATAAAGAATCGTCCATAACGCCCTTGCCTTGATCCCACGCCTTGTTCTTAATATTCCTCTGAAAATTGGGCCCATTTTCCTGTTGAGCAGGCATGGTAAAAGATTAACTGACGTCTCCGAAAAACCGTAGACCATAAGTGGCAAACTAGAATGTACTAAAGGACTGTTTCCTTTCTGTATATGACAGTAGCTTTCCAGTGGTGTGATATCAATGCAGAATAAACACCAAACGTGTGATTTTCTTTCCATATCGTAGTCAAAGTAAGGAAGGAGAACAAGCCATCATTgctttgcatttttgttttttattttgctttttttggggAATAAATGTAAGGGGAAATgtttaagcatttaaaacaaaatcttccGGCATATCTCAGAGAGACCGTATGATGCCAGAAATGAATTAACACCAGGCAGAAATGTAGAATAAACCgtatatacattttaatgaaaaccTTACCCAAAGACCTACTTGCATGCTTTGCTGTGTTTATTATGCACCCATGGTCTTTGAGTCACAGATGATCATGtgctttgtctgtttgtttgtttttttttctcattttgaaAACGAGTGGAGGATGTGGGTGGctggccatgcccccccccaggatccTGTCCATGTGAATGTTCCATGTGTAGATGCTGTACATACATGCTGTATGAAACCTTTCATTGCTTTGAAGTACAAGCACTTACCCTAGGGCAAACAAACTATATCAGCAATAAAGGTGAACTTACAGAGCAGGGACTCCGGCGTGGGCGTCCCAAATCTAATAAAGAATACAACAAAATCAGCATTTTTGAGCTTAATTCTCTGGCACAGGCTGGAAATTTGAATCTGACGAGTGGAGGCAGTTTGTCGCCCCGCCACAAGAGGGTGCTGCAGTATCTCCTTCCGAGGAAGGAACAAGGCTCAGGTAGACAGGCAGAGTGTTTCTAGAAAAGTCGAAGGGAGAAGGGAGGCAGAAGATTTCCTGGCTGAAATCAGCATTCCACTCATTGGCGTCTTGGAAGTAGATGGAAAATCAAGACATTGGagctttaaaaatacatttcatgtgAATGAAACCTCTGTTTCTGAGATTTCCGCTTTGAAAAACAGGATTTCACCGCCACAACAGCAGAGCCTGGAGTCTCGAAGGCCAAAGGTTTATTAAGTGTTTCTGATTGCTTTAATAAACATCTACAAAGTGTCTGTTTATAACACATGTGAATGCTTTAGAGGATGCAAATAATAATACGGAAATTATGACACACTTAAGCACAGATGTGCACATACCAGTTTCTTATCCCTGTGTCActctactgtatgtatgtgtcagCACCCTCTCTTATTTCTATATAAACTCAAAGCACTCCTGCCTTGTTCTGTCTCATCTTCTATTAATCTCCAGGATGTTCTTCGTCGTGCAAACCATTTACATAAAGTAACAGCAATAAAACACCATTTTTGGCACCTTGGAGAGTCTCGAGCCCACCTGTGGCTCATGATTATCTGTGTAGAGTGGGGGATCGTCACAAACAGCCAGCAGACGGGGTCTCCCCCCCCAGTGCTGCAGGGCTAGCGGAGTGTTCTGCTCTGTTTAATGGATAATCACTGCAGTATAAAGAGTCAAGATATGTTAGATGTGCCTGAGAAATACTCAGCTTAGTCCTGTGCAAGTTTTGAACTGAAAACCTTCAGACAGGATTGAATATATGTATTGTTGAGGTAGGGATTCAGCGTTGAATTCATCTATGAACTTCACCCATAGCAGCCATTGAGCTTATATCCACAATGACGGCAGCCATGTTGTGTCCATGGTGACAGCGGTCTTATGATGTTCATGATGTAGTTTGTGTGGAAGGTGCTCATGGGTGCATGCAGCAGTGCTTCTGTGGTTATACAAAATCAAAAAGTACACAGATCTGAGTGAAGCTGGAGAAAGTGGAGGAGCCTTCAGGAGGAGTGGAAATTGGACAAAGGGAATCCAGTGTGGGAATGACCAGCCGCCAAGACAACATAAATCATGGATCCATTTGAGCTCCTGCCCCTCTTTAAATGGGGAATTTGAATGTTGTGGAATCCGAGCTGAGCGTTTATGGTCTCACAGACGGGCAGTCTGCTGTGCCCAGGAGCCCTGCGATTGGCAGGCGTGTCGAGGAGGACCGGACTGAGCTTTTCCGGAAAAACAGAGATCTCCAAACATTTTTATGCGTGACTAATACTGTGACTAATGACCAGACCAAAACCATCTTATTCTGTGAACATTGAGAGAAGAGTTGGTGTATTGGAGAATATCGCAATGCCTGCAGAAGGTAAGAGTGAAAGAGGACACCCAGCAACAGGAAGGACTGTATCAGTATTCACAGCAAGGAGCGTGACTTTCAGAGGCCAGAAGATCAGAAAGTCCAGGTGGCACTCCATCCGTAAGGTCCCCAGGAGACCATATTGATCATATTGACTACTGGCACCTATAATGGGCAAGGAACCCGTTGCCTTGTAACAGACAGAACAAAAGTGCTTGTTTGGGAGCCTGGAAGCCAACAAGCAATGCTGTCTTTATCAGAGCAACTCATCAGTGTCCCTGCCAATGGTGCTCTCTAGTGCCCCCTTATGGTGCACACACCCTGTTTATTACAAAGTTCTCTTGACCACATCTTTCTGCCGTATTCATTGTTCCCCTACCTGCTTCCTACCATCTGTGCAGGAGGGTGTGTTCGATGATGTGCTGTGTCTGTCACTATATTGTAGGTACTGTACATTGtgggccgtggggggggggggggggggggggacactacTGGGCAGTGCTTTCTCAACATCTTCAGCACAATGTCCAGCTGGGTGAAATGAATGCTGATTTATAAAGAATACAGGGTGAAATGGTGCAAACACTCCTGGGATGTGACATGAAGGGTAAAGGCAGCAGACAGCAGCTCAAGAGGTAAATGGAGTAATTTATGGTGTTCAGGAGAACAAAGCAGAAGGAAAAGGGTGGAACGGAATGCTGACTACAGCAACAGCCTCTGGGTTGGTCCCGACACACATGGGAGGCTCTGGCAAAAGCTTCAGACCAGTCAGGGTCATGCTTATGCCAgcctttaagttataaatgttAAGGGGGAATGTCATGTTTGAGGGGCAGGAGGGGAATGTGGGGATGGGGGGCATTatctggggagggggtgattAGGGTCAAAACGCAGGAGGGGCAATGAAGGACGGCAGCAGTGATTGGGGCAGAAAGCTCACACCACAGGAATACACCTCCCTCTTTATCCTGAAATGTGCCTCAAAATGATGGACAAGTCTGGAGACGTGCTGACATCACAGTCACCGGAGTCCGTTCCCGTAAATGGCCGACATTCTCAACAGCTGGGATACGCCGATGATGGCCGCTGGTGACCAGCATTCTCGACAGCTGGGGTACATCAAAGATGGCCGCCGGTGAGCAGCATTCTCGACAGCTGGGGTATGCAAAAGATGGCCACCAGTGACCAGCATTCTcaacagaatcagaatcagaatcgagtttattgccaagtacgttcacacatacaaggaatttgcttgTTGGTGCCAGAATTTGGTGGTTGGTGCCAGACTTCGAGAGGTGAGGtggttaatatataaatatatatacatagagTATGTACAAGTACTAAAATAAATAGTTATTGTACATGGAATATGATACAGCAGTGGAAATATATACAAAGTGTATATAGAGTGCATGCTTGTGCTAGGATGGGGAAATAGTATTTGAGCGAGTGTTCCTGGCCTTATTGATGAGGCGGGCCATGttggggaagaaactgttcctaTGGCGTGATGTTTTGGTCCCAATGGACCGCAACCTTCTGCCAGAGGGGAGAGTATGAAGGAGTTTGTGACCAGGGTGAGAGGAATCGGCCATAATCCTTCCTGCTCTTTTCAAGGACCTGGACTCGTACAGGTCCTGTAAAGATGGAAGGTTGCAGCCGATCGTCTTCCCAGCAGAGTGGATGATGCGCTTTAGTCTGCTCTTGTCCTTGGCAGTGGCAGCAGGGTATCAGACGATgatgaggatggactcaatgatggcAGTGTAGAAGTGCACCGTCATAGTCTTTGGTAGATTAGTCTTTCTTCAGCTGCCTCAGGAAGAACATTCTCTGTTGAGCTTTTTTGGTGAGAGAACAGATGTTCATCTCCCACTTAAGGACTTGCTGATCGTGGTGCCCAGGAAGCGGAAATACTCCCCAGGGGTGACTGGTGAGCCGAGCAGGAAGACGGGTAGAGGTGGGGCAGAGCTTTTCCTGAAGTCCACAATCATCTCCACAGGTCTTCAGGGCGTTGAGCTCAAGGTTATTCCCATTGCACCAGGACACCAGGCGATCAATCTCCTGTCTGTAGGCAGACTCGTCCCCATCAGAGATGAGTCCGATGAgggtggtgtcatctgcaaatttcaggaGCTTGACAGACGGGTGGATGGAGGTGCAGCTGTTTGTGTAGAGGGAGAATAGGAGGGGAGAAAGGACGCAGCCTTGCGGCGATCCGGTGCTGATGGTCAGAGAGATAGAAATATGTTTCCCCATCTTCACATGTTGCTTCCTGTTGGTCAGGAAGTCTGTGATCCATCTGCAGGTGGAGTTGGGTATGTGTAGCTACGAGAGCTTGTCGTGCAGGTGGGGTACACCAAAGATGGCCGCAGGTGACCAGCGTGACCGGTGATCCACATGAGAAAACTTGCAAAGACAGTACACGAGCACGCTCAGTCACGCACTGGGAAGACTGGCCAGCTCCCTGGAAAAAAACGCACCACCTTCTGAAGCAGCGTGGGCCCCCTGGTGCAGAGTGAAACCTGCAGATGATGAGCAACTGTGTTTTTCCACGGGCTTCAGCATGGACAGCCACATGCCACGAGAACTCCAGTTGGTGCAAACGTAACACTGCAGCCTTTCATTTGAGTAATTGCATGTTTAACTAGAATATACCTTATCATAAATGCAAATGGTCAATGAAGTTCAATTCATCCCTTctacagtacagggtcatggcgAACCTGGGCCCTGGAGCATGTTCAAAGATGTGCAGcgtgcaaagcagggaacagcAGGTCAATCACAGAATCCACGCACTATGGGCAGTTTAGGACTGTAAATTGCCAAATCTGCATACTTTTGGACTAAGGGGGACACCCACAGGAACAACCGGGATCAGATGCAGGTACGAGGCCACAGTGCTGTCAACTGAGCCGCCATGCTGCCCGACTGATCCTAGATCAGGCTAAATGTTATTCATGTTTTTTAGGCTTGCTTCAGTCGTGAAGGCCAACTTCTCCACATGACACACGGGCTGGGGGGGAAGGGAGCTTTATTTGGGGTTAACAGACTAACAGACTTGAGGAGAGGAACAGGCACTTTTCTATAACAGCAGTaagaaaaaacataattaaaaatacGAAACCAGTTCCAACCAATAGAAAAATCTCAAAAAATGTAAAGTATTCCTCGGGAATTTATTGAAAAAAGTTATTGTTTTTTCTAAAATTAGACACTTGATCCAATGTCTTTATGGTACCTTCAAAGGACAGCACGTCCAGTCATTGCCACAGAAAAGCCAGCGGTGGAGAGGATGGGGGCCGTGGAAAATTCACATTGCATAACAAAATGGAAACTTCTCTGCTTCTCCCTCGGCTGCAGGGCTGCTGTGGTTCGACGCTGTGGGCCTCTACCCCCCCAGACCAGATGCGTAAATGTCACAAGAGGTAGAAATAAGCAGTAAGTGGAAAATTAATTTGTAAGCGACTGTGGCTGAATTTTTGTCAGGTTTTTATAGACGAACCCTCTCATCATTACAGACCAGAATCCTGCAGATTTTAAGATGCATGTATAAACTACTATTAAAATATGAGTTATTTGATTACTActaatttaaatgtataaattgTAATAATTGCTTATTAAAGCTACCTGAACAACAGAAAATCTAAGGACAGAATATCAGTAGGAAATCAAACTTGTAAACCTAATTAACAGACAAATAAAGTCACAGTTACCAGAAATACATTAACATATCAATGAATTTCCTTGGCAATGTATAAGGGTAATTGAGAAAATGGGAAAGTTAGACTTTAGCAGAAACCCGGCATCGTTATGAATTCGGTTTCATATGTTTACAGCCACTGAGGGCACAGCTCATCTAAACATGGAGTCACAAATTCCTCAGCGTGTCCCACAGGAAAATACGGACATGGTAAGTGTCGGATTGTACTCCGTTTTAGGCTTTTTGTCTCTAACGACCAAAAAAAACAAGCGGAAACGAACGGAAAGATGGCTTCCCTGATTGCCAGTAGGTTATGTAGTCAAAGAAGATTCAGAAGTTTAAAAACAGCTTTTATGACGTAGTTTATCTGGCATTTGCTCCGTTCCAATGGACTCCATATGTTACGGCTCTGACATACTttgccagcttgctctcacctgtaggtgcgtctgtgtgtcttatggagagcaagatggaacAGAGGAACACAAGAAGGAAACACAATTGCCCCACGCATCTCTACT
This window of the Paramormyrops kingsleyae isolate MSU_618 chromosome 1, PKINGS_0.4, whole genome shotgun sequence genome carries:
- the dcn gene encoding decorin translates to MKSAFIYLFLVTCCWALPFKQTGFLDFMMEEEGGSGLVPVTKKPPIFSPIPGPDGPICPFRCQCHLRVVQCSDLGLKNIPENLPGETTLLDLQNNKIAEIRENDFKTLKGLHALILVNNLITTIHAKAFMPLGKLQRLYLSKNLLKEMPTNMPKSLQELRIHENLIAKIKKASFQGMAQVIVMELGSNPLKSSGIESGAFSDLKRVSYIRIADTNITEVPKGLPTSLSELHLDGNKITKVQADRLKGLKNLAKLGLSYNEISVVENGTLSMVPHLRELHLDYNVLTSVPPGLPEHKYIQVIYLHSNKIAAVGPEDFCPPSYNTKKAMYSGISLFSNPVPYWEVPPVTFRCVFDRSAIQLGNYRKK